From a region of the Nocardioides ginsengisegetis genome:
- a CDS encoding dihydroorotase, translating into MTHDLVLRNATVVTPDVTLEEHAVAIEGGRIVGIAPSGEVPPGTRDIDLGGKTILPGLMDPHVHFGFGDDIGDDTMAEDFKNNSVDCLIGGVTTIATTTMIGRDPLVQFFDRAVRVADGKSHVNYKFTTVVNSAEQIAEIPQIIDKGGVSFKFFTGYIGEQAEGFGIDPSGITPDLFFRATEAIAATGKPAFAAIHAEDPYVRGVLVDRLRQDSANANSLVAWAESSPDFAESLQIFSFGLVANSNRVPIYPVHISTAMSVDTVRDMKAKGIQVEGETLALFLNSTAAEMDACGMGGKAKIQPPLRHHEDKERLWTGIQEGDITVVGTDSLTYSSRYKEGIDFWDCRVGVNIQFADTLPLMWNEGINAGRISLQQLAAVTSANAAKRYGLYPQKGAIAVGSDADLVVIDPDREMRLGVDRYRGLSDYSLWEGRTVKGAPVMTFLGGELVMEDGEIVATAQGRHLADDALR; encoded by the coding sequence ATGACGCACGACCTCGTCCTCAGAAACGCCACCGTCGTCACGCCGGATGTGACATTGGAGGAACACGCGGTAGCGATCGAAGGTGGGCGCATCGTCGGCATCGCACCCAGCGGTGAAGTACCCCCCGGGACCCGTGACATCGACCTCGGCGGCAAGACCATACTTCCGGGACTCATGGACCCGCATGTCCACTTCGGCTTCGGCGACGACATCGGCGACGACACGATGGCGGAGGACTTCAAGAACAACAGCGTCGACTGTCTGATCGGAGGAGTGACGACGATCGCGACCACCACGATGATCGGTCGCGATCCACTGGTGCAGTTCTTCGACCGCGCTGTTCGCGTGGCCGACGGCAAGTCGCACGTCAACTACAAGTTCACAACGGTCGTGAACTCGGCTGAGCAGATCGCCGAAATTCCGCAGATCATCGACAAGGGTGGCGTGTCCTTCAAATTCTTCACCGGCTACATCGGCGAGCAGGCTGAAGGCTTTGGCATCGACCCGAGCGGGATCACGCCCGACCTGTTCTTCCGTGCCACCGAGGCCATCGCCGCGACCGGAAAGCCGGCGTTCGCTGCGATCCACGCCGAGGACCCCTACGTGCGCGGTGTCCTGGTCGACCGACTTCGACAGGACTCGGCGAACGCCAACAGCCTCGTCGCCTGGGCCGAGAGCAGCCCTGACTTCGCCGAGAGCCTGCAGATCTTCAGCTTCGGCCTAGTCGCGAACAGCAACCGCGTTCCGATCTACCCGGTACACATCAGCACCGCAATGTCGGTCGACACCGTGCGGGACATGAAGGCCAAGGGCATCCAGGTCGAAGGTGAAACGCTCGCCCTGTTCTTGAACTCGACGGCCGCAGAGATGGACGCGTGCGGCATGGGCGGAAAGGCCAAGATCCAGCCTCCCCTCCGTCACCACGAGGACAAGGAGCGGCTCTGGACCGGCATCCAGGAGGGCGACATCACCGTGGTGGGAACGGACAGCCTCACGTACTCCTCGCGCTACAAGGAAGGCATCGATTTCTGGGACTGCCGTGTCGGTGTCAACATCCAGTTCGCGGACACTTTGCCGCTCATGTGGAACGAAGGCATCAACGCTGGTCGGATCTCCTTGCAGCAGCTTGCCGCCGTGACATCGGCCAACGCGGCGAAGCGCTACGGCCTGTACCCGCAGAAGGGTGCGATCGCTGTCGGATCGGACGCCGACCTGGTCGTCATCGACCCCGACCGCGAGATGAGGCTCGGGGTCGATCGGTACCGAGGTCTTTCGGACTACTCGCTGTGGGAAGGCCGCACGGTGAAGGGTGCCCCAGTGATGACCTTCCTCGGCGGAGAACTGGTGATGGAGGACGGCGAGATCGTCGCTACGGCGCAAGGGCGACACCTCGCTGACGACGCCCTGCGATGA
- a CDS encoding SDR family NAD(P)-dependent oxidoreductase, producing the protein MPELKVALGVEGLNVLVIGGARGIGEAVVRQMHSQGASVVVADIAAEAAASLATELSSWGAPVRHHQVDVASEAGVEALVKTVRSELGSVDVLVHVAGIGSPSPVVELSLEQWQQTLAVNLTGPFLTTRAVIPSMVAQGFGRIVLISSQLAFLGSPGLSHYCATKAGLHGFLKSVARELGDSGVTINAVAPGPTDTPLFRELPEEVREAIKATVPLGRIGEVDEIAPSVLLLASRSGGAFYTGAVLTPCGGHAMPA; encoded by the coding sequence ATGCCTGAACTGAAAGTAGCCCTTGGCGTCGAGGGTTTGAACGTCCTTGTGATCGGCGGCGCCCGGGGCATCGGCGAGGCGGTGGTTCGCCAGATGCATTCCCAGGGTGCCTCTGTCGTCGTGGCTGACATCGCTGCCGAGGCGGCCGCCTCCCTCGCGACAGAACTCAGCTCGTGGGGGGCTCCTGTGCGGCACCATCAAGTGGACGTCGCCTCTGAGGCCGGCGTCGAAGCGCTCGTCAAGACGGTTCGATCCGAGCTTGGGAGTGTGGATGTGCTCGTCCACGTTGCCGGGATCGGAAGCCCGAGCCCAGTCGTGGAGCTATCGCTCGAGCAGTGGCAACAGACCTTGGCAGTGAATCTCACCGGTCCGTTTCTCACCACTCGCGCCGTGATCCCGTCGATGGTCGCCCAAGGCTTCGGGCGGATCGTGCTCATCAGTTCGCAGCTTGCGTTCCTGGGATCGCCGGGTCTGTCGCATTACTGCGCGACCAAGGCTGGGTTGCATGGCTTCCTCAAGTCAGTCGCCAGGGAACTAGGTGACAGCGGCGTGACCATCAACGCCGTTGCCCCGGGGCCAACGGACACTCCCTTGTTCCGCGAACTTCCCGAAGAAGTTCGTGAGGCGATCAAAGCAACGGTGCCCCTGGGCCGGATCGGTGAGGTTGATGAAATCGCGCCGTCGGTTCTGCTTCTTGCTTCGCGATCCGGGGGCGCCTTCTACACGGGGGCGGTCCTCACCCCATGCGGCGGACATGCGATGCCTGCGTGA
- the leuC gene encoding 3-isopropylmalate dehydratase large subunit yields the protein MYEKILDRHRLRGATDIPDRLFVDLHLVHDLSPQAFDGLRREGRTVRRPDLTLATADHGVSTASPAPEVGPRSFGSPQLDTLMSNCSQFGIPVYGPGSNKQGIVHVIAPELGLTQPGMVIACGDSHTPSHGALGALGFGIGTSDVEHVLATQTLVLPTLKTMRVTLTGSLRPGVTAKDLALGLVRLFNAGDARGHVIEFQGPALARLSVEDRLTLCNLAAEMGARSALVAPDEVTIEHVRGRRHAPAGARWDAAVEDWSRLSSDPDAVFDAEVVFDADLCEPTATWGTTPAMSAALDAFVPRPEETADPTAARLALEYMGLMGGEPMASIQIDVVFIGSCANGRLEDLRAAADVVHGRMVAPNVRVLVVPGSRSVKLDAEAEGLDRVFTSAGMEWREPGCSMCLGLNDDTLGPGMRCAATSNRNFEGRQGPGARTHLVSPAVAAATAVTGRLTDPATL from the coding sequence ATGTACGAGAAGATCCTCGATCGGCACCGGCTTCGAGGTGCAACGGACATCCCTGACCGCCTGTTCGTAGATCTCCATCTCGTGCACGACCTGAGCCCCCAAGCGTTCGACGGTCTGCGGCGAGAGGGACGCACTGTGAGGCGTCCAGATCTGACCCTTGCCACTGCTGACCACGGTGTCAGTACGGCGTCGCCAGCTCCCGAAGTGGGCCCGCGTTCCTTCGGTTCGCCCCAGCTCGACACACTCATGTCCAACTGCTCGCAGTTCGGGATCCCGGTGTACGGCCCCGGATCCAACAAGCAGGGGATCGTTCATGTAATCGCGCCCGAACTGGGCCTCACGCAGCCGGGCATGGTCATCGCCTGCGGCGATAGCCACACCCCGAGTCACGGTGCCCTGGGCGCGCTTGGGTTCGGAATCGGAACGAGCGACGTAGAGCATGTGCTCGCGACGCAGACCCTCGTCCTGCCGACTTTGAAGACCATGCGCGTGACGTTGACCGGTTCGCTTCGCCCAGGCGTGACCGCCAAGGATCTTGCTCTCGGACTCGTGCGACTTTTCAATGCCGGCGACGCGCGCGGACATGTCATCGAGTTTCAAGGACCGGCTCTCGCTCGGCTATCTGTGGAGGATCGCCTCACACTGTGCAACCTGGCAGCCGAAATGGGCGCACGGTCCGCGCTTGTCGCCCCCGATGAGGTGACCATCGAGCACGTCCGCGGTCGCCGGCACGCACCCGCAGGAGCACGATGGGACGCCGCTGTTGAGGATTGGTCGAGGTTGTCGAGCGACCCTGACGCAGTGTTCGATGCCGAAGTTGTCTTCGACGCGGACTTGTGTGAGCCGACCGCGACCTGGGGGACCACGCCGGCCATGTCCGCCGCACTCGACGCATTCGTGCCCAGGCCGGAAGAGACTGCCGACCCGACAGCGGCACGTCTCGCGCTGGAGTACATGGGCCTCATGGGTGGAGAGCCGATGGCGTCCATTCAGATTGACGTCGTCTTCATCGGTTCCTGCGCGAACGGTCGCCTTGAAGACCTTCGTGCAGCGGCCGACGTTGTGCACGGCCGAATGGTGGCGCCGAACGTACGCGTGCTCGTAGTTCCGGGGTCCCGCTCGGTCAAGTTGGACGCCGAGGCCGAGGGCCTCGACCGGGTGTTCACGTCGGCTGGCATGGAATGGCGCGAACCGGGATGCTCGATGTGCCTCGGTCTCAACGACGACACTCTGGGCCCGGGAATGCGGTGCGCCGCCACCAGTAATCGAAACTTCGAGGGCAGGCAGGGGCCCGGTGCGCGGACCCACCTTGTCTCGCCCGCGGTCGCGGCAGCTACCGCTGTCACCGGGCGCCTCACTGATCCGGCAACGCTGTGA
- the leuD gene encoding 3-isopropylmalate dehydratase small subunit — protein MRQTIVGRMVPLSRDSVDTDTIMPQEFLKGTSATGFGESVFHHWRSSGQIALDDPLRAGAKVLVAGKSFGTGSSREHAVWGIKQWGFDAVVAGEFGDIFASNCVNNGVAPIAVPDAACRALRELSETDPSAEIRIDLVRGQLTAGRVAAHFELTPIVRRMLIEGLDEIGLTTSMEAAIITHENLRPVWMPSTVESKDPQQITEVK, from the coding sequence ATGAGGCAGACCATCGTGGGCCGGATGGTTCCGCTGTCCCGAGACTCTGTGGATACCGACACGATCATGCCGCAGGAGTTCCTCAAGGGGACGAGTGCGACGGGTTTCGGCGAATCGGTATTCCACCATTGGCGCAGCAGCGGTCAGATCGCGCTGGACGATCCCCTTCGCGCTGGCGCGAAGGTTCTGGTGGCAGGTAAGTCCTTCGGCACCGGATCGTCGCGCGAACACGCGGTGTGGGGGATCAAGCAATGGGGGTTCGACGCCGTGGTTGCAGGCGAGTTCGGCGACATCTTCGCCAGCAACTGTGTCAACAACGGAGTTGCGCCAATTGCCGTGCCCGACGCGGCATGTCGGGCCCTGCGCGAGCTCTCTGAGACCGACCCATCAGCCGAGATCAGGATAGACCTCGTTCGAGGGCAACTGACCGCAGGAAGAGTTGCGGCCCACTTCGAACTCACGCCGATTGTCAGGCGCATGCTGATCGAAGGTCTTGACGAGATCGGGCTCACCACATCAATGGAGGCGGCAATCATCACTCACGAGAATCTCCGGCCCGTATGGATGCCGTCAACGGTCGAGTCCAAGGATCCACAACAGATCACTGAGGTGAAGTGA
- a CDS encoding isochorismatase family protein, with the protein MAPESEEAAYQRAGFGNQLTLGSRPAVIVVDLSLGFTDPSSAVGGDLRDVVANTRRVLDVARAEGVPIIFTTIAFEPDYSNIGLWISKVPGAKQLVSGTRWVEIDPRLDRLPIEPVVVKQGASACFGTTLLELLKELHVDTAIVTGTSTSGCVRATVVDLFQAEVPVLVPSECVGDRFSSSHDAALFDLNAKYADVVTTVEACDFLRTVHPSDSDPTTNQPTPRKTENQ; encoded by the coding sequence ATGGCCCCCGAGAGCGAGGAAGCGGCGTACCAGCGTGCCGGTTTCGGCAACCAGTTGACGCTGGGATCTCGTCCAGCGGTGATCGTCGTGGACCTCTCACTCGGCTTCACCGACCCCTCCTCGGCCGTGGGAGGCGACCTACGCGACGTCGTCGCGAACACGCGGCGGGTTCTCGACGTCGCCAGGGCCGAGGGAGTTCCGATCATCTTCACGACGATCGCCTTCGAGCCCGACTACTCCAACATCGGTTTGTGGATCTCCAAGGTCCCGGGTGCCAAGCAGCTTGTCTCGGGGACGAGATGGGTGGAGATCGACCCACGACTCGACCGGCTGCCAATTGAGCCCGTCGTCGTGAAGCAAGGAGCGTCGGCGTGCTTCGGAACAACGCTGCTCGAACTTCTGAAGGAACTACACGTTGACACCGCCATCGTGACCGGCACGAGCACGAGTGGCTGCGTACGCGCGACGGTGGTCGACCTCTTCCAGGCGGAGGTTCCGGTCCTTGTCCCCTCCGAATGTGTGGGTGACCGATTCAGCAGCTCTCACGACGCTGCGCTGTTCGACTTGAACGCCAAGTATGCGGACGTCGTTACGACCGTTGAGGCATGCGACTTCCTCCGAACCGTGCATCCGTCGGATTCGGACCCGACGACCAACCAACCGACACCGAGAAAGACGGAGAACCAATGA
- a CDS encoding maleate cis-trans isomerase family protein, producing the protein MRARVGVLIPSTNTVVEHDYSILRPEGVTFHYSRCYVEEPDLSTDQGVQDFIDALGRANDVAVRDVLTCRPNFITMGMSGETFWGGRDGNEAFEKAISDSAGLKISTGASAIRAALEAYGATSVAYVSPYPPMVNEHLNRYFSDYGFKVTAEHGLGIQSATAIADVSEATLVEALRELDASNPDVIVQAGTNMSMVRLAAAAEIFLGKPVVAINTATMWHTLRQLGIQDQIQGFGSLLSDH; encoded by the coding sequence ATGAGGGCGCGCGTCGGCGTGCTGATCCCGTCGACGAACACGGTCGTGGAGCACGACTATTCAATCCTGCGTCCTGAGGGCGTCACTTTCCACTACAGCCGTTGCTACGTCGAGGAACCCGACCTGTCGACGGATCAAGGCGTCCAGGACTTCATCGATGCTCTGGGCCGTGCCAACGACGTCGCAGTGCGTGACGTGCTGACCTGTCGGCCCAACTTCATCACCATGGGCATGTCGGGTGAGACATTCTGGGGCGGGCGCGACGGGAACGAGGCGTTCGAGAAGGCGATCAGCGACTCGGCAGGTCTCAAAATCAGCACAGGCGCCTCCGCAATCCGCGCGGCCCTGGAGGCATACGGGGCGACATCGGTCGCCTACGTGAGCCCCTACCCACCGATGGTGAACGAGCACCTGAACCGGTACTTCTCCGACTACGGCTTCAAGGTCACCGCCGAGCACGGTCTGGGGATTCAGTCAGCCACGGCAATTGCCGACGTGTCGGAAGCGACTCTGGTCGAGGCACTGCGAGAGCTCGACGCGAGCAACCCTGACGTCATCGTTCAGGCCGGAACGAACATGTCGATGGTCCGTCTTGCAGCGGCCGCCGAGATCTTCCTGGGCAAGCCGGTGGTCGCGATCAACACCGCCACCATGTGGCACACACTGCGCCAACTGGGCATCCAAGACCAGATCCAGGGTTTCGGATCGCTCCTCAGCGACCACTGA
- a CDS encoding FAD-dependent oxidoreductase produces the protein MTTTLNRSDTDLSAIWQPLQIGPMQLKHRVIVPARILNWAPDSVLSERHFNHYEHLVDGGAAMIITEQHAAYPTAKGSFHNGCTAWEERAIPGFERMAEIVHARDARGVVQLYGTGVHDKGTMMFDEWKPLWGVSELPSIAHTETPVVMGKTEIGEIIAGYVKSAANVRAGGLDGVELHGAHGYLLGQFLSRVYNNRTDEYGGSAKNRARLIVQIGEEIRSRVGTDLAMGVRLSYDEFVGPAGITPDEADEHVSLLVGTGLFDYFSISAGNYYTLDRTVSPMEEKDGHLVPFARRAKEIVGERAAVFAVGRIRDLHLAEEVVKSGSADVVAIGRGQLADPDLVNKTREGREHEIIRCTGANECVARLWDGLEVMCMMNPVTGREGKWRDLPMVERVDSKRVLVVGGGPSGMKLAAVAASRGHSVTLVERGAVLGGHLNLLASMPDQDGFNVAIDDLVRAVDNADVEVRLDTNVDAAFVREFDADEVFVAEGARYADSGVSLWTPGVDSLPGADTPAVSAIDEAIKRSQREGFDWLGARVVIVDESSTTLPLAFAEQLAAAGIKVSVITPQLMVGNDVFKRGEFTWRLPALAGGGVEMIAQRVVHGFADGNLVTSDMWSRQEHILEGVTAVVLSIYRTGNTALFDELADAGIAAHRIGDGLAPRKLQAIIYESEKAARDL, from the coding sequence ATGACCACGACTCTCAACCGTTCCGACACGGACCTCTCAGCGATCTGGCAGCCTCTCCAGATCGGGCCGATGCAGCTGAAGCACCGTGTGATCGTGCCGGCCCGCATCCTCAACTGGGCACCGGATTCGGTGCTAAGTGAGCGCCATTTCAACCACTACGAGCACCTCGTCGACGGTGGGGCGGCGATGATCATCACAGAGCAGCACGCTGCCTATCCCACTGCGAAAGGGTCCTTCCACAACGGTTGCACCGCTTGGGAGGAACGGGCGATCCCTGGTTTCGAGCGCATGGCCGAGATTGTGCACGCCCGTGACGCGCGCGGCGTTGTCCAGCTCTACGGCACCGGTGTTCACGACAAGGGCACGATGATGTTCGACGAGTGGAAGCCGCTCTGGGGTGTTTCGGAACTCCCCTCGATCGCTCATACCGAGACGCCCGTGGTCATGGGGAAGACCGAGATCGGCGAGATCATTGCGGGGTACGTCAAGTCGGCGGCCAACGTTCGCGCGGGTGGTCTTGATGGTGTAGAGCTCCATGGAGCTCATGGCTACCTTCTGGGCCAGTTCCTCAGTCGTGTCTACAACAACCGGACCGACGAGTACGGCGGCTCGGCCAAGAATCGAGCGCGATTAATCGTCCAGATCGGTGAGGAGATCCGTTCGCGTGTCGGCACGGATCTCGCGATGGGCGTTCGGTTGTCGTATGACGAGTTCGTCGGGCCCGCGGGCATTACCCCGGACGAGGCCGACGAGCACGTTTCGCTTCTTGTCGGCACCGGCCTGTTCGACTACTTCAGTATCAGCGCAGGCAACTACTACACGCTGGACCGGACCGTTTCGCCGATGGAGGAGAAGGACGGGCACCTAGTGCCGTTCGCTCGGCGAGCCAAGGAGATCGTTGGTGAACGAGCGGCTGTCTTTGCGGTCGGCCGCATCAGAGACCTTCACCTCGCCGAAGAGGTAGTGAAGTCCGGATCTGCGGATGTCGTCGCCATCGGTCGCGGTCAGCTTGCCGACCCCGACCTGGTCAACAAGACCCGAGAGGGCCGCGAGCACGAGATCATCCGGTGCACAGGCGCCAACGAGTGTGTCGCGCGGCTTTGGGACGGCCTCGAGGTCATGTGCATGATGAATCCCGTCACCGGACGTGAAGGAAAGTGGCGCGACCTTCCGATGGTTGAGCGTGTTGATTCGAAACGCGTCCTGGTCGTCGGCGGAGGACCCTCCGGCATGAAGCTTGCCGCCGTAGCCGCTTCGCGTGGACACTCCGTCACATTGGTTGAGCGCGGGGCTGTGCTTGGAGGGCACCTCAACCTTCTCGCTTCCATGCCTGACCAGGATGGCTTCAATGTCGCGATCGATGACCTGGTTCGTGCGGTGGACAACGCGGACGTCGAAGTCCGCCTCGACACCAACGTCGACGCTGCCTTCGTCCGCGAATTCGACGCTGACGAGGTCTTTGTTGCCGAAGGTGCGCGCTACGCGGACTCCGGGGTCAGCCTCTGGACCCCGGGTGTTGATTCCTTGCCCGGGGCCGACACGCCGGCCGTTAGTGCGATCGACGAGGCCATCAAGAGATCCCAGCGTGAAGGATTTGACTGGCTCGGCGCGCGCGTGGTGATCGTCGACGAGTCGAGCACCACGCTGCCGCTCGCATTCGCCGAGCAGTTGGCTGCTGCCGGGATCAAGGTTTCGGTCATCACGCCCCAACTCATGGTGGGTAACGACGTCTTCAAGCGCGGGGAGTTCACCTGGCGCCTCCCAGCTCTGGCTGGTGGTGGAGTGGAGATGATTGCGCAACGCGTAGTGCACGGGTTCGCGGACGGAAACCTCGTGACCTCGGACATGTGGTCGCGGCAAGAGCACATCCTCGAAGGTGTCACGGCCGTCGTGCTGTCGATTTACCGAACGGGGAACACGGCGCTGTTCGACGAGCTCGCCGACGCCGGCATCGCCGCCCACCGAATTGGCGACGGTCTGGCACCCAGAAAACTTCAGGCGATCATCTACGAATCTGAGAAGGCTGCGCGGGACCTGTAG
- a CDS encoding LysR family transcriptional regulator produces MEVSMELRHVKALVAVSEELNFTRAAERLHLAQQALSHQIRQLEDEVGTQLFVRTTRKVELTPAGEVFLERVAPVLVILEEAKEVARQVALGAEGHLEIAYTYSLGIESLPLILDRLHEVAPQVTLTAAVTLTDQAVHGLLRGQFDLAVVRNPEPTPNLKSIVIREEAAGVVIGTNHPAAGKDVVDLEDLVDSTLVIWPRWHSPGYADKILRTFPVHRDEGRVKVYERFSHDGFMGDKGSYELMAQGTAFQVAFQSQYETAPEGFVWKPLRPELPITVEILRREGVISPAQKRFLEAARQVSRHFGWLTNNADSAAPSPPK; encoded by the coding sequence TTGGAGGTCTCGATGGAGCTAAGACACGTCAAGGCGTTGGTGGCTGTCTCCGAAGAGCTGAACTTCACGCGCGCAGCCGAGCGCCTCCACCTTGCCCAACAGGCGCTCAGCCATCAGATCCGGCAGCTCGAGGATGAGGTCGGGACACAGCTGTTCGTGCGCACGACGCGTAAGGTCGAGTTGACGCCGGCGGGCGAGGTATTCCTCGAGCGAGTTGCTCCGGTGCTCGTGATTCTGGAGGAAGCCAAGGAGGTCGCCCGACAGGTCGCTCTCGGGGCTGAGGGACACTTGGAGATTGCCTATACCTACAGTCTCGGGATCGAGAGTCTCCCGCTGATCCTAGACCGCCTGCACGAAGTGGCTCCTCAAGTCACGCTCACCGCAGCCGTGACGCTTACCGATCAGGCGGTGCACGGGCTTCTGCGCGGACAGTTCGACCTCGCAGTCGTCCGCAATCCGGAGCCAACACCGAACCTGAAGTCCATTGTGATCCGAGAGGAGGCTGCGGGAGTCGTCATTGGCACGAACCACCCAGCGGCGGGAAAGGACGTCGTCGACCTCGAAGACCTGGTCGACTCGACCCTCGTGATTTGGCCGAGGTGGCACTCCCCGGGATATGCGGACAAGATCCTCCGTACCTTTCCCGTTCACCGGGACGAAGGGCGAGTGAAGGTCTATGAACGGTTCTCGCACGACGGGTTCATGGGAGACAAGGGTTCATACGAGCTGATGGCGCAAGGAACTGCGTTCCAGGTCGCGTTCCAATCTCAATACGAGACGGCTCCCGAAGGTTTCGTGTGGAAGCCGTTGCGCCCTGAGCTCCCGATAACGGTCGAGATACTCCGCCGCGAGGGTGTGATCTCACCCGCGCAGAAGCGCTTTCTCGAGGCCGCGCGCCAAGTCTCCCGTCACTTCGGCTGGCTGACCAATAACGCGGACTCAGCCGCGCCATCACCACCAAAGTGA
- the leuB gene encoding 3-isopropylmalate dehydrogenase produces the protein MPHASRDFRIGVLAGDGVGPEVTREAVRVLETIAKGFGHSFTFTEGLLGGCAIEAKGTPLPAETWELCESSDALLVGSVGGEQWDSLPADMNPGLGGLLRLRRKLDLYANLRPGLTLLPGESPIRGADVDILLVREATAGLYFSPERDRVVKDGVESAWDTMHYTADEVRRIAVVAFELASARSRRLTSVDKANVLEASKLWRDVVIEVARDFPDVELEHLYVDNCAMQLVLRPNDFDVIVTENLFGDILSDEIAGIIGSLGLLPSASLRSDKFGLYEPVHGAAPDIAGRDLANPAAAILSAAMLLRHSAELEDEAECIERAVSAVLAGGIRTADVARGGPAVGTVGFGDAVVAELEGIIASIALS, from the coding sequence ATGCCTCATGCTTCACGCGATTTCAGGATCGGTGTTCTCGCCGGAGACGGCGTCGGTCCCGAGGTGACGAGGGAAGCGGTCCGAGTTCTGGAAACGATCGCTAAGGGCTTCGGACACTCATTCACGTTCACGGAAGGTCTTCTGGGCGGATGCGCGATCGAGGCCAAGGGCACGCCGCTGCCGGCTGAGACCTGGGAGCTGTGCGAGTCCAGTGATGCCCTCCTGGTTGGCTCGGTCGGTGGCGAACAGTGGGACTCGCTTCCTGCCGATATGAATCCGGGGCTCGGTGGACTTCTTCGCCTGCGTCGAAAGCTCGACCTGTACGCGAACCTTCGCCCGGGGCTCACGCTCTTGCCTGGCGAATCGCCGATCCGCGGCGCGGATGTGGACATCCTCCTTGTGCGCGAGGCCACTGCGGGTCTCTATTTCTCGCCCGAACGGGATCGCGTCGTCAAGGATGGGGTGGAATCTGCCTGGGACACGATGCACTACACGGCTGACGAGGTAAGACGCATCGCGGTCGTTGCGTTCGAGCTCGCCTCCGCTCGCAGTCGTCGGCTGACCTCGGTCGACAAGGCCAACGTGCTCGAGGCCTCCAAGCTGTGGCGGGACGTCGTGATCGAGGTCGCGCGTGACTTCCCGGACGTCGAATTGGAACACCTGTACGTCGACAACTGTGCGATGCAGCTCGTGCTCCGTCCCAACGATTTCGATGTCATCGTCACCGAAAATCTGTTCGGGGACATTCTGAGCGACGAGATCGCCGGGATCATCGGATCGCTGGGGCTCTTGCCGTCGGCGAGCCTGCGATCGGACAAGTTCGGTCTGTATGAACCGGTACACGGAGCCGCGCCGGACATCGCCGGGCGAGATCTTGCCAACCCCGCGGCCGCGATCCTGTCTGCAGCCATGCTCCTGCGCCACAGCGCCGAGCTCGAGGACGAAGCCGAATGCATCGAGCGCGCAGTCTCTGCTGTGCTTGCCGGCGGAATCCGCACCGCGGACGTGGCGCGCGGAGGACCGGCGGTCGGAACTGTGGGATTCGGCGACGCGGTCGTAGCTGAGCTCGAGGGAATCATAGCGTCGATCGCGCTGTCCTGA